The following coding sequences lie in one candidate division WOR-3 bacterium genomic window:
- a CDS encoding prepilin-type N-terminal cleavage/methylation domain-containing protein encodes MEVIMKKGMTLVEILVSLTILTIILGAIFSILTLQQTKATNVQATTVMQTDANIALSLLRWDLFMAGYGIGTDDPSIISGDAGNNGGADNITLYGAGLAFESDGANWSPVLVPVQNSSKIIVYRFSDLATHFSVGDELILVDQNKNLLDSGLVIAGTTWTTHAAGEITVPALELDIAPGVVSAGQGAIAFSPNLSTYFSGVTYTLNNNKQLLRGNEVFLENVEDIQFAFGVDLNDNGAIEEPNEWFDDLNSIPNYTPQLLYQHKFAIRSSFVVVTKQLLRDYQYTGGAITLENNTYTPTTYDLRRKREIVTAITWPRNLQF; translated from the coding sequence ATGGAGGTAATCATGAAAAAAGGTATGACTTTGGTTGAAATTCTTGTATCACTGACAATCCTGACAATTATTCTGGGCGCGATCTTTTCAATACTCACACTTCAGCAGACAAAGGCGACAAATGTTCAGGCAACCACAGTGATGCAGACCGATGCAAATATCGCCCTTTCTCTACTCCGCTGGGATCTGTTCATGGCTGGTTATGGAATCGGAACAGATGACCCTTCTATTATTTCTGGAGACGCCGGTAACAATGGAGGAGCCGACAACATCACTCTTTATGGTGCAGGACTTGCTTTCGAATCAGACGGCGCCAACTGGAGTCCGGTACTGGTTCCTGTTCAGAACAGTTCAAAGATTATCGTCTATAGATTTTCAGATTTAGCCACCCACTTTTCAGTTGGTGATGAATTAATCCTCGTTGACCAGAATAAGAATCTCCTGGATTCCGGTCTGGTGATCGCCGGTACGACCTGGACCACCCATGCTGCCGGAGAAATCACCGTACCGGCACTTGAGCTCGATATTGCTCCAGGAGTTGTCAGTGCTGGTCAGGGAGCCATTGCTTTCAGTCCAAACCTGAGTACTTATTTTAGCGGTGTTACGTATACCCTCAATAACAATAAACAGCTGTTAAGAGGGAATGAAGTATTTCTCGAGAATGTAGAAGACATCCAGTTTGCATTCGGTGTGGATTTGAACGACAACGGCGCGATTGAAGAACCGAATGAATGGTTTGATGACCTAAACAGCATACCGAATTACACACCGCAGTTGTTATACCAGCATAAGTTTGCGATTCGTTCGTCATTCGTCGTCGTCACAAAACAACTGCTCAGGGATTATCAATATACAGGCGGAGCCATTACTCTTGAAAACAACACCTATACTCCCACGACTTATGATCTGCGGAGAAAAAGAGAAATTGTCACTGCCATTACCTGGCCAAGAAATCTTCAATTTTAG